One Pararge aegeria chromosome 1, ilParAegt1.1, whole genome shotgun sequence genomic region harbors:
- the LOC120637702 gene encoding vitellin-degrading protease-like — MYKVLLFICIGYAASKPLEEDTRIVGGEDVDITEVPYQVSLLSRGRHSCGGAIIDNDIILTAAHCVIGSSARNLQIRAGSSSSQTGGQLYQVGDFVFNPEFTYSKMDSDVAILWLATQLEFSDSVAPIPLFDAGEEINDGDLTVVSGWGNTRENGGTPRTLQVALIPKVSAEVCSDAYAPRYTITPTMICAGMPEGGKDACQGDSGGPLVNSGKLAGIVSWGLGCARPNYPGVYAKVSALREWIDNQTMHLRLKHILRM, encoded by the exons ATGTACAAAGTCTTACTGTTTATTTGTATCGGATATGCCG CATCGAAGCCTCTTGAAGAAGACACAAGAATTGTAGGTGGAGAAGATGTAGATATCACGGAAGTGCCTTATCAAGTGTCATTGCTGAGCAGAGGAAGACACTCTTGTGGTGGTGCCATCATAGACAATGATATCATTTTGACTGCGGCTCATTGTGTTATTGG GAGTTCAGCAAGGAATCTTCAAATTCGAGCAGGTTCATCCTCCAGTCAAACCGGTGGCCAGCTGTATCAAGTTGGCGACTTTGTGTTTAATCCCGAATTTACATATAGCAAAATGGACAGTGACGTTGCAATTTTATGGCTGGCCACCCAACTAGAGTTTAGTGACAGTGTCGCTCCTATACCTTTGTTTGATGCTGGTGAGGAAATTAACGATGGTGATTTGACTGTTGTTTCTGGATGGGGTAATACCAGA GAAAATGGAGGTACACCAAGAACTTTGCAAGTAGCATTGATCCCTAAAGTTAGTGCAGAGGTTTGCAGCGATGCTTACGCCCCTCGATACACTATAACTCCTACAATGATTTGCGCTGGTATGCCTGAAGGAGGAAAAGATGCTTGCCAA GGTGACAGTGGCGGCCCACTCGTAAACAGCGGAAAACTTGCTGGTATTGTTTCTTGGGGCTTAGGATGCGCGAGGCCCAATTACCCCGGAGTGTACGCCAAGGTATCTGCATTGAGAGAATGGATTGACAATCAAACAATGCACTTGAGACTGAAACACATCTTGAGAATGTAA